A stretch of Desulfarculaceae bacterium DNA encodes these proteins:
- the acs gene encoding acetate--CoA ligase: MADDKVMEKNGLYYPPQSFVDKAHINSFEQYQQMYERSISDPDGFWAEAAEDFYWEKKWDKVLEYNYHRSKGPISIKWFEGAKTNMTYNCLDRHLEARGDQPALLWEGNEPGEDRIITYRQLHEEVCKFANVLRSFGIKKGDRVTIYLPMIPELAISMLACARIGAIHSVVFGGFSAEALKDRIVDSQCSLVITSDGTYRGGKAVTLKQIADEAMLGAEREGTKVPSAVVVERVGAGKGIECPMTPGRDSYWHDVMKGIDPVCEVEWMDAEDPLFILYTSGSTGKPKGVQHTTAGYMVYVAMTHKYVFDYHDGDVYWCTADIGWVTGHSYILYGPLLNGAQSLMFEGVPTYPDSGRFWDVVDKWKVNIFYTAPTAIRAVMRMGDDFVTKYSRKTLQLLGTVGEPINPEAWRWYNELVGDSRCPIVDTWWQTETGGILITPLPGAIPTKPGSATLPFFGVQPCLLDDEGNEVEGNGVSGRLAMKAPWPGQLRTTYGSHERFETVYFSDFDGYYFTGDGAKRDDDGYYWITGRVDDVINVSGHRMGTAEVESALVSHPTVAEAAVVGFPHEIKGQGIYAYVTLKVGEEYSEQLKKDLVMHVRKEIGPIASPDVIHWAPALPKTRSGKIMRRILRKMAAGESDFGDTSTLADPSVVGTLVEMKGK, translated from the coding sequence ATGGCTGACGATAAAGTGATGGAGAAAAACGGACTGTACTATCCGCCCCAGTCCTTTGTGGACAAGGCGCACATCAACAGTTTCGAGCAATACCAGCAGATGTACGAGCGCTCCATCTCCGACCCCGACGGCTTCTGGGCCGAGGCGGCCGAAGATTTCTATTGGGAAAAGAAGTGGGACAAGGTCCTGGAGTACAACTATCACCGCTCCAAGGGGCCCATCAGCATTAAGTGGTTCGAGGGCGCCAAGACCAACATGACCTATAACTGCCTGGACCGCCATCTGGAGGCCCGGGGCGACCAACCGGCCTTGTTGTGGGAAGGCAACGAGCCCGGCGAAGACCGCATCATCACTTATCGCCAGCTGCACGAGGAAGTCTGCAAGTTCGCCAACGTGCTCAGGAGCTTCGGCATCAAGAAGGGCGACCGCGTAACCATCTACCTGCCCATGATTCCCGAGCTGGCCATCAGCATGTTGGCCTGCGCCCGCATCGGCGCCATCCACAGCGTGGTCTTCGGCGGCTTCTCGGCCGAGGCCCTCAAGGACCGCATCGTGGACTCCCAGTGCTCGCTGGTCATCACCAGCGACGGCACCTATCGCGGCGGCAAGGCGGTGACCCTCAAGCAGATCGCCGACGAGGCCATGCTGGGCGCCGAGCGCGAAGGCACCAAGGTGCCCTCCGCGGTGGTGGTGGAGCGCGTGGGCGCGGGCAAGGGCATCGAATGCCCCATGACCCCGGGCCGCGACTCCTACTGGCACGACGTAATGAAAGGCATCGACCCGGTTTGCGAGGTCGAGTGGATGGACGCCGAAGACCCGCTGTTCATCCTCTACACCAGCGGCTCCACCGGCAAGCCCAAGGGCGTGCAGCACACCACCGCCGGGTACATGGTCTATGTGGCCATGACCCACAAGTACGTCTTCGACTACCACGACGGCGATGTGTACTGGTGCACCGCGGACATCGGCTGGGTCACCGGCCACAGCTACATCCTCTACGGCCCCCTCTTGAACGGGGCCCAGAGCCTGATGTTCGAGGGCGTGCCCACCTATCCCGACTCGGGCCGCTTCTGGGACGTGGTGGACAAGTGGAAGGTGAACATCTTCTACACCGCCCCCACCGCCATCCGCGCGGTCATGCGCATGGGCGACGACTTCGTCACCAAGTACAGCCGCAAGACGCTCCAGCTTCTGGGCACGGTGGGCGAGCCCATCAACCCCGAGGCCTGGCGCTGGTACAACGAGCTGGTGGGCGACAGCCGCTGCCCCATCGTGGACACCTGGTGGCAGACCGAGACCGGCGGCATCCTCATCACCCCGCTGCCCGGGGCCATACCCACCAAACCCGGCTCGGCCACCCTGCCGTTCTTCGGGGTGCAGCCCTGCCTGCTGGACGACGAGGGCAATGAAGTGGAGGGCAACGGCGTTTCCGGCCGTCTGGCCATGAAGGCCCCCTGGCCCGGCCAGCTCCGCACCACCTACGGCTCCCATGAGCGCTTCGAGACGGTGTACTTCTCCGACTTCGATGGCTATTACTTCACCGGCGACGGCGCCAAGCGCGACGATGACGGCTACTACTGGATCACCGGCCGCGTGGACGACGTGATCAACGTCAGCGGCCACCGCATGGGCACCGCCGAGGTGGAGAGCGCCCTGGTGAGCCATCCCACCGTGGCCGAGGCCGCCGTGGTGGGCTTCCCCCACGAGATCAAGGGCCAGGGCATCTATGCCTATGTGACCCTGAAGGTGGGCGAGGAGTACTCCGAGCAGCTCAAGAAGGACCTGGTCATGCACGTGCGCAAGGAGATCGGCCCCATCGCCTCGCCCGACGTGATCCACTGGGCCCCGGCCCTGCCCAAGACCCGTTCGGGCAAGATCATGCGGCGCATCCTACGCAAGATGGCCGCCGGCGAGAGCGACTTCGGCGACACCAGCACCCTGGCCGACCCCAGCGTGGTGGGCACCCTGGTGGAGATGAAGGGCAAGTAA
- a CDS encoding cation diffusion facilitator family transporter, producing MHDVAESQSRDGQHVTWVGLWANLALAIGKFLAGTWGHSSAMVADAAHSLSDLVTDGVVLVGLRLGRSAPDHRHPFGHGRIETLSAQVVALILVGIAVLLGWEAIENLLAARAQHPNWLALTAAVVSILAKEALYRYTVAVGKRIKSPAVVANAWHHRSDALSSIAVLVGVAGAMIHPAWHSLDSWAALVVALLVAKVGVRVFWGALQEMIDTAPGEEVVKGIEACALGVPGVKGVHDLKVRSVGGRYQMQLHVVVDSALSVVQGHDIAKEVERCVLGDVKDAVEVVVHVDPAPFQAKLPLD from the coding sequence ATGCATGATGTGGCTGAAAGCCAGAGCCGGGACGGCCAGCACGTAACCTGGGTGGGGCTGTGGGCAAACCTGGCCCTGGCCATTGGCAAGTTCCTGGCCGGCACCTGGGGCCACAGCTCGGCCATGGTGGCCGACGCGGCCCACTCCCTCAGCGACCTGGTCACCGACGGCGTGGTGCTGGTGGGCCTACGGTTGGGGCGCAGCGCCCCGGACCACCGCCATCCCTTTGGCCACGGCCGCATCGAGACGCTTTCGGCCCAGGTGGTGGCCCTGATTCTGGTGGGCATCGCGGTGCTTTTGGGCTGGGAGGCGATCGAGAACCTGCTGGCCGCCCGGGCCCAACACCCCAACTGGCTGGCCCTAACGGCGGCGGTGGTGTCCATCCTGGCCAAGGAGGCGCTCTACCGCTACACCGTGGCCGTGGGCAAGCGCATCAAGAGCCCGGCGGTGGTGGCCAACGCCTGGCACCACCGCTCCGACGCCCTCAGCTCCATCGCGGTGCTGGTGGGAGTGGCCGGGGCCATGATCCACCCGGCCTGGCACAGTCTGGACTCCTGGGCCGCCCTGGTGGTGGCGCTGCTGGTGGCAAAGGTGGGGGTGCGGGTGTTCTGGGGGGCCTTGCAGGAGATGATCGACACCGCCCCCGGCGAGGAGGTGGTCAAGGGCATCGAGGCCTGCGCCCTGGGAGTGCCCGGGGTCAAGGGCGTGCACGACCTCAAGGTGCGCTCGGTGGGCGGCCGCTACCAGATGCAGCTCCACGTGGTGGTGGACTCCGCCCTCAGCGTGGTCCAGGGCCACGACATCGCCAAGGAGGTGGAGCGCTGCGTGCTGGGCGACGTGAAGGACGCCGTCGAGGTGGTGGTTCACGTGGACCCGGCCCCTTTTCAGGCCAAGCTACCCCTGGACTAG
- a CDS encoding 3'-5' exonuclease, protein MNLWQARLLNRLSSLRLAHRKLPPEARGNLMALEGKQGKASAQEQRYVVVDLETTGLDPTKDRVVSVGAFRVVGGKIRLGDVFSELANPGRGIPVESIKVHGITPDNIRDARPAWEVFRDFLFYLGGDIVVAHYARFDMYFLNRVMRAQYGMRIQNLVVDTVLMCRAIHLEPDPYGQKKGAKRCSLDFLAARYGLEVPERHTALGDALATAMILQRLLPEMAAGGWSTLADLIAVAGVL, encoded by the coding sequence TTGAATCTGTGGCAAGCGCGCCTGCTGAACCGGCTATCAAGCCTACGCCTGGCCCACCGCAAGCTGCCCCCAGAGGCGCGGGGCAACCTCATGGCCCTGGAGGGCAAGCAGGGCAAGGCTTCGGCCCAGGAGCAGCGCTACGTGGTGGTGGACCTGGAGACCACCGGCCTGGACCCCACCAAGGACCGGGTGGTGAGCGTGGGGGCCTTTCGGGTGGTGGGGGGCAAGATACGCCTGGGCGACGTGTTTTCCGAGCTGGCCAACCCGGGGCGGGGCATACCGGTGGAGTCGATCAAGGTGCACGGCATCACCCCGGACAACATCCGCGACGCCCGGCCGGCCTGGGAGGTGTTCCGCGATTTCTTGTTTTACCTGGGCGGCGACATCGTGGTGGCCCACTACGCCCGCTTCGACATGTACTTCTTGAACCGGGTGATGCGGGCCCAGTACGGGATGCGAATACAGAATTTGGTGGTGGACACGGTGCTCATGTGCCGGGCCATCCACCTGGAGCCCGATCCCTATGGGCAGAAAAAAGGGGCCAAGCGTTGCAGCCTGGATTTTCTGGCCGCCCGTTACGGGCTGGAGGTGCCCGAGCGGCACACCGCCCTGGGCGACGCCTTGGCCACGGCCATGATCCTGCAACGCCTGCTGCCGGAGATGGCCGCCGGCGGCTGGAGCACCCTAGCCGATTTGATCGCCGTGGCCGGGGTTTTGTAG
- a CDS encoding cyclic nucleotide-binding domain-containing protein, translating to MIKGESGISVPRETLISFLLKVPPFQELGRSGLESLLEKITLRHYSSGELILQAGQSQVTHLLIIHEGQVRLFLPGQDGSENLQEMRGPGETLGALGIFRESLSNLNAEATEDTACLLIPREEFLNLTEKSARFAQYYLKYLSEHYVGKALTELRQPRAAVSTEGSLYLFSAQVGDVVRRRPEVISAGEPIQRAAGQLTAGRVGALLVADPDGEIVGVVTDRDLRKVVAEGIDHRAPVRQIMSHPVHTIGFNTVCFDALLEMLKRKVHHLAIERRGEIVGLVGGHDLMVAQGASPFYLLREILATESYDEIYDVSRRTPLVVRSLIYEGARPGNITRMITLLNDYILEKVLSLLQSEMGTPPVPYCWLLMGSEGRREQTFRTDQDNGLLYADSEDPGLAQFAQEYFAEFGAKAIEHLVACGFPRCPGEVMASNPKWRQSYKGWRNYFDRWISVPKPKEVLYATIFFDFRPGFGELALGERLRDHLTKQARGQDMFFRLLARDTLTTPSPLTMFRNFVLEKKGKHKNKVDLKTKGLVPFVDFARVLALKHGIKETNTLERLRLLGDGGFLSSELTTKAIQAYEFQMQLRLLHQQRLDEQGLEPDNYLDPSELSDLERHTLKDAFAVTNEIKSALKDQFSLDQG from the coding sequence ATGATCAAAGGCGAGAGTGGGATTTCCGTTCCCCGCGAGACCCTGATCTCCTTTCTGCTGAAGGTGCCGCCCTTTCAGGAGCTGGGCCGCTCCGGCCTGGAGAGCCTGTTGGAAAAGATCACCCTGCGCCACTACAGCTCGGGCGAGCTTATCCTGCAAGCGGGGCAGAGCCAGGTCACCCACCTCTTGATCATCCACGAGGGACAGGTGCGCCTTTTCCTCCCCGGCCAGGACGGCTCGGAAAACCTGCAAGAGATGCGGGGCCCGGGCGAGACCCTGGGCGCCCTGGGAATCTTCCGCGAGAGCCTGTCCAACTTGAACGCTGAGGCCACCGAGGACACCGCCTGCCTCTTGATTCCCCGCGAAGAGTTTCTGAACCTCACCGAAAAAAGCGCCCGTTTCGCCCAGTACTACCTCAAGTACCTGTCCGAGCATTACGTGGGCAAGGCGCTCACCGAGCTACGGCAGCCGCGCGCGGCGGTCTCCACCGAAGGCTCGCTGTATCTGTTCAGCGCCCAGGTGGGCGACGTGGTGCGGCGCCGGCCCGAGGTGATCAGCGCGGGCGAGCCCATCCAGCGGGCCGCCGGCCAGCTCACCGCCGGGCGGGTAGGGGCGTTGTTGGTGGCCGACCCGGACGGCGAGATCGTGGGGGTGGTCACGGACCGCGACTTGCGCAAGGTGGTGGCCGAGGGCATCGACCACCGCGCTCCAGTGCGCCAGATCATGAGCCATCCGGTGCACACCATCGGTTTCAACACGGTGTGCTTCGACGCCCTGCTGGAGATGCTCAAGCGCAAGGTGCATCATTTGGCCATCGAACGGCGCGGCGAGATCGTGGGCCTGGTGGGCGGCCACGATCTGATGGTGGCCCAGGGCGCCAGCCCCTTCTATTTGCTTCGGGAGATCCTGGCCACCGAGAGCTACGACGAGATTTACGATGTATCGCGCCGCACCCCCCTGGTGGTGCGTTCGCTTATCTACGAGGGCGCGCGGCCGGGCAACATCACCCGCATGATCACCCTGCTCAACGACTACATCCTGGAAAAGGTGCTCAGTCTGTTGCAGTCGGAGATGGGCACGCCGCCGGTGCCTTACTGCTGGCTGTTGATGGGCTCGGAGGGACGCCGCGAGCAGACCTTCCGCACCGACCAGGACAACGGCCTGCTCTATGCCGATTCCGAGGACCCGGGCCTGGCCCAGTTCGCACAGGAGTACTTCGCCGAGTTCGGGGCCAAGGCCATCGAGCACCTGGTGGCCTGCGGCTTCCCGCGCTGCCCGGGCGAGGTCATGGCCTCCAACCCCAAGTGGCGCCAATCCTACAAGGGATGGCGAAACTACTTCGACCGCTGGATCAGCGTGCCCAAGCCCAAGGAAGTGCTCTACGCCACCATCTTCTTCGACTTCCGTCCCGGCTTCGGCGAGCTCGCCTTGGGCGAGCGCCTGCGCGATCATCTGACCAAGCAGGCGCGGGGCCAGGACATGTTCTTCCGCCTGCTGGCCCGCGACACCCTGACCACGCCCTCGCCACTGACCATGTTCCGCAACTTCGTGCTGGAAAAAAAGGGCAAGCACAAGAACAAGGTGGACTTAAAGACCAAGGGCCTGGTGCCCTTCGTGGACTTCGCCCGGGTGCTGGCCCTCAAGCACGGCATCAAGGAGACCAACACCCTGGAGCGCCTGCGCCTGCTGGGCGACGGTGGCTTCCTCTCCTCGGAGCTGACCACCAAGGCCATCCAGGCCTATGAGTTTCAGATGCAGTTGAGGCTGCTGCACCAGCAGCGCCTGGACGAGCAGGGCCTGGAGCCGGACAACTACCTGGACCCCAGCGAGCTCTCGGACCTGGAGCGCCACACCTTGAAGGACGCCTTTGCGGTGACGAACGAGATCAAGTCGGCGCTAAAAGATCAATTCAGTCTGGATCAGGGATAA
- a CDS encoding CBS domain-containing protein produces the protein MGEFPLPRIKDFLKTVVPFDALDEAELERVVGLMELAYFPRGQVIIQAGESPSENLYVIMNGSVRVTLPRESGEELLIDMRGEGDTFGALSLLQGELALFTVLAQEDLLCFLLPGNPFRELVEENPVFRRHFSFGLSRNIEAVRRAADRHTMQMTGTESLGLDAVLTGSRVAELMSKEVLTCLAATPAKAAARLMTQRRVGSIIITEPGGAPLGILTDTDLRVRILAAGVDPETPVAEVMTPLVKTISAQAFAFEAMIEMARHGVHHLAVTESARLVGVISDHDLTMVTGSSPVGVMKEVSKVSKLEDLAAMPGRMKRVMETLLRLGGSADYMQDVLGEFNDRLILRLLKITQREMENRGKGRAPVQFSWLALGAVGRREQALSLGQNYAVVYANVPPEREAAVREWFVEFIRRVRSGLETCSHFCRPGAIMADPDACCRSESQWEQSFLGWIASAEPEALTPILSYFDLRAVYAETDFVEALWEKVFAAVEANRDFLGRMGKAASQLRPPVGFLRDFVVDTEGQYSDELNLDESALDPVVQGARLLALEQRLRQTNTLERLGAVARLGLLKPDFAEDLREAYGFVTLLRISRMLESNNGHQPSGFLDPASLNRVQRKMLKESFSVISRLQEFALQRYQA, from the coding sequence ATGGGCGAGTTCCCGCTACCCCGCATCAAGGATTTCCTGAAGACCGTGGTGCCTTTCGACGCCTTGGACGAGGCGGAGTTGGAGCGCGTTGTCGGCCTGATGGAGTTGGCCTACTTCCCACGCGGCCAGGTGATCATCCAGGCCGGCGAATCCCCCTCGGAAAACCTCTACGTGATCATGAACGGCTCGGTGCGGGTCACCCTGCCGCGCGAAAGCGGCGAGGAGCTTCTGATCGACATGCGCGGCGAGGGCGACACCTTCGGCGCGCTGAGCCTGTTGCAGGGCGAGTTGGCCCTGTTCACGGTGCTGGCCCAGGAGGACCTCTTGTGCTTCCTGCTGCCCGGCAACCCCTTCCGCGAGCTGGTGGAGGAGAACCCGGTCTTCCGGCGCCACTTCAGCTTCGGCCTTTCGCGCAACATCGAGGCGGTGCGCCGCGCGGCCGACCGCCACACCATGCAGATGACCGGCACCGAGTCCCTGGGCCTGGACGCGGTGCTCACCGGCAGCCGGGTGGCCGAGCTGATGAGCAAGGAGGTGCTCACCTGCCTGGCCGCCACCCCGGCCAAGGCGGCGGCCCGCCTGATGACCCAGCGCCGGGTGGGCTCCATCATCATCACCGAGCCCGGCGGCGCGCCCCTGGGCATCCTCACCGACACCGACCTGCGGGTGCGGATCTTGGCGGCCGGGGTCGACCCCGAAACCCCGGTGGCCGAGGTGATGACCCCGTTGGTCAAGACCATCTCGGCCCAGGCCTTTGCCTTTGAGGCCATGATCGAGATGGCCCGCCACGGGGTGCACCACCTGGCCGTTACCGAGAGCGCCCGCCTGGTGGGGGTGATCTCGGACCACGACCTGACCATGGTCACCGGCTCCTCGCCGGTGGGGGTTATGAAAGAGGTCTCCAAGGTCTCCAAGCTGGAGGACCTGGCCGCCATGCCCGGGCGCATGAAACGGGTCATGGAGACCCTGCTGCGCCTGGGAGGCAGCGCGGATTACATGCAGGACGTGCTGGGCGAGTTCAACGACCGCCTGATCCTGCGGCTGCTCAAGATCACCCAGCGCGAGATGGAGAACCGGGGCAAGGGCCGGGCGCCGGTGCAGTTCTCCTGGCTGGCCCTGGGCGCGGTGGGCCGGCGGGAGCAGGCCCTGAGCCTGGGGCAGAACTACGCGGTGGTCTATGCCAACGTACCCCCGGAACGCGAGGCCGCGGTGCGCGAGTGGTTCGTGGAGTTCATCCGGCGGGTGCGCTCGGGCCTGGAGACCTGCAGCCACTTCTGCCGCCCCGGGGCCATCATGGCCGACCCCGACGCCTGCTGCCGCTCGGAGAGCCAGTGGGAACAGAGCTTTTTGGGCTGGATCGCCTCGGCCGAGCCCGAGGCCCTCACCCCCATACTCAGCTACTTCGACCTGCGCGCGGTCTACGCGGAAACCGACTTCGTGGAGGCCCTGTGGGAAAAGGTCTTCGCGGCGGTGGAGGCGAATCGTGATTTTCTGGGGCGCATGGGCAAGGCGGCCTCCCAGCTCAGGCCGCCGGTGGGCTTTTTGCGCGATTTCGTGGTGGACACCGAAGGCCAGTACAGCGACGAGCTTAACCTGGACGAGTCGGCCCTGGACCCGGTGGTGCAGGGGGCGCGGCTGCTGGCCCTGGAGCAGCGCCTGCGCCAGACCAACACCCTGGAGCGCCTGGGCGCGGTCGCCCGCCTGGGCCTGCTCAAGCCCGACTTTGCCGAGGACCTGCGCGAGGCCTACGGCTTCGTGACCCTGTTGCGCATCTCCCGGATGTTGGAGAGCAACAACGGCCACCAGCCCAGCGGCTTCCTGGACCCGGCCAGCCTCAACCGGGTGCAGCGCAAGATGCTCAAGGAAAGTTTCTCGGTGATCAGCCGCTTGCAGGAATTCGCCCTGCAACGCTATCAGGCCTGA